In one window of Synchiropus splendidus isolate RoL2022-P1 chromosome 15, RoL_Sspl_1.0, whole genome shotgun sequence DNA:
- the lars2 gene encoding probable leucine--tRNA ligase, mitochondrial isoform X2, whose product MQFSLRRLVLYPLAIVRSGALRSSVRKSLHLSPSCRYLFSETGVWEKDYRAETRKKVEEWWKPRIMAQWQKDTQEQDPNKKKFYVLSMFPYPSGRLHMGHVRVYTISDTIGHFQRMRGHKVLNPMGWDAFGLPAENAAIERGLDPEEWTKSNIQSMREQLDSLGLCFNWDREVTTCLPEYYRWTQYLFIKLFEAGLAYQKEAVVNWDPVDQTVLADEQVDENGHSWRSGAVVEQRLLTQWFIKTTNYAKPLLDALADLPEWYGVKAMQANWIGDCTGCYFDFKLKVNGEDTGETLSAYSASPEAVFGAAYVAILPSHRLLHGSSSVRSALQQSFQPGRDSLTEVTALNLFTSQEVPVVISHREAFDASLDTVIGTPSSSEADLGVATSLNLKWTNVLTSHEAGDQTVINSHEFSGLSREKAFELITQKAREQKVGGHLTSSKLRDWLISRQRYWGTPIPLVHCGSCGPVAVPEEELPVILPKLPLLTGKGASPLELAHDWVDCKCPRCGGKARRETDTMDTFVDSAWYYFRYTDSSNTSRPFERHLADSWLPVDVYIGGKEHAVMHLYYARFFSHFCQDQGLVGHREPFKKLLVQGLIKGQTFRRVDSGQYLKREEVNLKEKEPLALDGSRVAVTWEKMSKSKHNGLDPQEVVQQYGVDTVRLYILYAAPPEQDILWNVKTDALPGVLRWQSRLWQLVTKLRSGRQLGDVPDPSRLKKKEQAEALNIWRNKNYAIQEVTSNFTDDFLFNAAIARLMSLSNTLSAATVRVVQHSVEFEEALAALVVMTAPMTPHLSSELWAGLCQVNHPLSDSLRRGGDVLQQPWPAVDPKYLETPEFVDISVLINNKMCGRVTVPLQDSRDPELVQRLVLESPLGQEVLSGRHVKRAILSPRVALINYLLES is encoded by the exons ATGCAGTTCTCCTTGAGAAGACTCGTTCTTTACCCCCTGGCCATCGTCCGCTCGGGAGCCTTGAGGTCTTCTGTGAGGAAATCTTTGCACCTCTCCCCAAGCTGTCGATACTTGTTCAGTGAGACGGGGGTCTGGGAGAAGGACTATCGGGCCGAGACCAGAAAAAAAGTGGAAGAATGGTGGAAACCGCGAATCATGGCACAGTGGCAGAAGGACACACAGGAGCAG GATCCCAATAAGAAGAAGTTTTACGTGCTCTCCATGTTTCCTTACCCGTCTGGACGGCTGCACATGGGTCACGTGCGAGTCTACACCATCAGTGACACCATTGGACACTTCCAGAGAATGAGGGGACACAAG GTTTTAAACCCAATGGGCTGGGATGCATTTGGACTTCCAGCTGAGAACGCAGCCATTGAAAGAGGTCTGGACCCAGAAGAGTGGACAAAAAG CAACATCCAGTCCATGAGGGAGCAGCTGGACAGCTTGGGCCTGTGCTTTAACTGGGACAGA GAAGTGACCACTTGTCTTCCAGAGTACTACAGATGGACGCAGTATCTGTTCATCAAGCTCTTTGAAGCAGGACTGGCGTATCAGAAAGAG GCTGTGGTGAACTGGGATCCTGTTGACCAGACGGTGCTGGCTGATGAGCAGGTCGATGAAAATGGCCACTCTTGGAGGTCCGGCGCTGTGGTGGAGCAGCGGTTGCTCACACAGTGGTTCATTAAGACCACGAATTACGCCAAG CCGCTGCTGGATGCGCTCGCTGACCTCCCCGAGTGGTATGGGGTCAAAGCCATGCAGGCCAACTGGATCGGGGATTGCACCGGCTGTTATTTCGATTTCAAACTGAAG GTGAATGGCGAGGACACCGGTGAGACTCTGTCGGCGTACAGCGCCTCTCCAGAGGCTGTTTTTGGAGCAGCTTATGTTGCCATCCTGCCCTCCCACCGCCTGCTGCACGGGAGCAGCTCAGTGCGCTCCGCACTCCAACAGTCTTTCCAACCGGGCAGAG ACTCGCTGACGGAGGTCACTGCACTCAACCTGTTCACCAGCCAGGAGGTTCCTGTCGTCATCTCGCACAGGGAGGCGTTCGATGCCTCTCTGGACACGGTCATTG GTACGCCGTCCTCCAGCGAGGCCGATCTGGGCGTCGCCACATCTCTAAATTTAAAGTGGACCAATGTTCTCACAAGCCACGAAGCTGGCGATCAGACCGTCATCAACTCGCATGAG TTCTCAGGACTCTCAAGGGAGAAAGCTTTTGAGCTCATCACCCAGAAGGCCAGAGAGCAGAAGGTTGGGGGACATCTAACCAGCTCCAAGCTCAGAGACTGGCTGATCTCCAGGCAGCGGTACTGGGGGACGCCGATACCCTTGGTGCATTGTGGGTCTTGTGGGCCGGTTGCCGTCCCAGAGGAGGAGTTACCGGTCATCCTGCCGAAACTGCCCTTGCTCACTGGAAAAGGCGCTTCTCCCCTGGAGCTGGCTCACGACTGGGTCGACTGCAAGTGTCCCAG ATGTGGCGGGAAAGCCAGGCGGGAGACGGACACCATGGACACCTTTGTGGACTCGGCCTGGTATTACTTCAGATACACCGACTCCAGTAACACAAGCAG GCCCTTTGAGCGCCACCTGGCGGACTCCTGGCTGCCTGTGGACGTGTACATCGGAGGAAAGGAACACGCAGTCATGCATCTGTATTACGCTCGCTTCTTCTCGCACTTCTGCCAGGACCAGGGCCTGGTGGGGCACAG GGAGCCTTTTAAGAAGCTTCTGGTCCAGGGTTTAATCAAGGGTCAGACTTTCAGACGGGTCGACAGTGGTCAGTACCTCAAGAGAGAAGAGGTGAACCTGAAAG AAAAAGAGccgctggcgttggatggcagTCGCGTGGCAGTGACGTGGGAGAAGATGAGCAAGTCCAAGCACAATGGTCTGGATCCTCAGGAGGTTGTGCAGCAGTACGGCGTGGACACGGTTCGTCTGTACATCCTCTACGCTGCGCCCCCGGAGCAGGACATCCTCTGGAACGTGAAGA CCGATGCTCTTCCTGGAGTTTTGAGATGGCAGTCCAGACTCTGGCAGCTGGTCACCAAGCTGAGAAGCGGCCGCCAACTCGGGGATGTCCCGGACCCCTCACGACTGAAAAAGAAGGAGCAGGCAGAGGCCCTCAACATTTGGCGCAACAAAAACTACGCCATTCAGGAG GTGACGTCCAACTTCACTGACGACTTCCTTTTCAACGCCGCCATCGCTCGCCTGATGAGTCTGAGCAACACGCTGAGT gcGGCGACGGTCAGGGTGGTCCAGCACAGTGTGGAGTTTGAAGAAGCCCTCGCGGCTCTGGTTGTCATGACGGCGCCCATGACTCCTCACCTGTCGTCTGAGCTGTGGGCAG GTCTCTGCCAGGTCAACCACCCACTGAGCGACTCTctcaggagaggaggagacgtCCTGCAGCAGCCCTGGCCAGCAGTGGACCCCAAGTATCTGGAGACCCCGGAGTTTGTGGACATATCTGTGCTG ATCAACAATAAGATGTGTGGCCGGGTGACAGTACCACTGCAGGACTCCAGAGATCCGGAGCTGGTGCAGAGGCTGGTCCTGGAGAGTCCGCTCGGGCAGGAGGTGCTGAGCGGACGGCACGTCAAGCGGGCCATCCTCTCGCCCAGGGTGGCGCTCATCAACTACCTGCTCGA GTCCTGA
- the lars2 gene encoding probable leucine--tRNA ligase, mitochondrial isoform X1 gives MQFSLRRLVLYPLAIVRSGALRSSVRKSLHLSPSCRYLFSETGVWEKDYRAETRKKVEEWWKPRIMAQWQKDTQEQDPNKKKFYVLSMFPYPSGRLHMGHVRVYTISDTIGHFQRMRGHKVLNPMGWDAFGLPAENAAIERGLDPEEWTKSNIQSMREQLDSLGLCFNWDREVTTCLPEYYRWTQYLFIKLFEAGLAYQKEAVVNWDPVDQTVLADEQVDENGHSWRSGAVVEQRLLTQWFIKTTNYAKPLLDALADLPEWYGVKAMQANWIGDCTGCYFDFKLKVNGEDTGETLSAYSASPEAVFGAAYVAILPSHRLLHGSSSVRSALQQSFQPGRDSLTEVTALNLFTSQEVPVVISHREAFDASLDTVIGTPSSSEADLGVATSLNLKWTNVLTSHEAGDQTVINSHEFSGLSREKAFELITQKAREQKVGGHLTSSKLRDWLISRQRYWGTPIPLVHCGSCGPVAVPEEELPVILPKLPLLTGKGASPLELAHDWVDCKCPRCGGKARRETDTMDTFVDSAWYYFRYTDSSNTSRPFERHLADSWLPVDVYIGGKEHAVMHLYYARFFSHFCQDQGLVGHREPFKKLLVQGLIKGQTFRRVDSGQYLKREEVNLKEKEPLALDGSRVAVTWEKMSKSKHNGLDPQEVVQQYGVDTVRLYILYAAPPEQDILWNVKTDALPGVLRWQSRLWQLVTKLRSGRQLGDVPDPSRLKKKEQAEALNIWRNKNYAIQEVTSNFTDDFLFNAAIARLMSLSNTLSAATVRVVQHSVEFEEALAALVVMTAPMTPHLSSELWAGLCQVNHPLSDSLRRGGDVLQQPWPAVDPKYLETPEFVDISVLINNKMCGRVTVPLQDSRDPELVQRLVLESPLGQEVLSGRHVKRAILSPRVALINYLLEEDDGAVKPMAEPGSDGFSSDRIRS, from the exons ATGCAGTTCTCCTTGAGAAGACTCGTTCTTTACCCCCTGGCCATCGTCCGCTCGGGAGCCTTGAGGTCTTCTGTGAGGAAATCTTTGCACCTCTCCCCAAGCTGTCGATACTTGTTCAGTGAGACGGGGGTCTGGGAGAAGGACTATCGGGCCGAGACCAGAAAAAAAGTGGAAGAATGGTGGAAACCGCGAATCATGGCACAGTGGCAGAAGGACACACAGGAGCAG GATCCCAATAAGAAGAAGTTTTACGTGCTCTCCATGTTTCCTTACCCGTCTGGACGGCTGCACATGGGTCACGTGCGAGTCTACACCATCAGTGACACCATTGGACACTTCCAGAGAATGAGGGGACACAAG GTTTTAAACCCAATGGGCTGGGATGCATTTGGACTTCCAGCTGAGAACGCAGCCATTGAAAGAGGTCTGGACCCAGAAGAGTGGACAAAAAG CAACATCCAGTCCATGAGGGAGCAGCTGGACAGCTTGGGCCTGTGCTTTAACTGGGACAGA GAAGTGACCACTTGTCTTCCAGAGTACTACAGATGGACGCAGTATCTGTTCATCAAGCTCTTTGAAGCAGGACTGGCGTATCAGAAAGAG GCTGTGGTGAACTGGGATCCTGTTGACCAGACGGTGCTGGCTGATGAGCAGGTCGATGAAAATGGCCACTCTTGGAGGTCCGGCGCTGTGGTGGAGCAGCGGTTGCTCACACAGTGGTTCATTAAGACCACGAATTACGCCAAG CCGCTGCTGGATGCGCTCGCTGACCTCCCCGAGTGGTATGGGGTCAAAGCCATGCAGGCCAACTGGATCGGGGATTGCACCGGCTGTTATTTCGATTTCAAACTGAAG GTGAATGGCGAGGACACCGGTGAGACTCTGTCGGCGTACAGCGCCTCTCCAGAGGCTGTTTTTGGAGCAGCTTATGTTGCCATCCTGCCCTCCCACCGCCTGCTGCACGGGAGCAGCTCAGTGCGCTCCGCACTCCAACAGTCTTTCCAACCGGGCAGAG ACTCGCTGACGGAGGTCACTGCACTCAACCTGTTCACCAGCCAGGAGGTTCCTGTCGTCATCTCGCACAGGGAGGCGTTCGATGCCTCTCTGGACACGGTCATTG GTACGCCGTCCTCCAGCGAGGCCGATCTGGGCGTCGCCACATCTCTAAATTTAAAGTGGACCAATGTTCTCACAAGCCACGAAGCTGGCGATCAGACCGTCATCAACTCGCATGAG TTCTCAGGACTCTCAAGGGAGAAAGCTTTTGAGCTCATCACCCAGAAGGCCAGAGAGCAGAAGGTTGGGGGACATCTAACCAGCTCCAAGCTCAGAGACTGGCTGATCTCCAGGCAGCGGTACTGGGGGACGCCGATACCCTTGGTGCATTGTGGGTCTTGTGGGCCGGTTGCCGTCCCAGAGGAGGAGTTACCGGTCATCCTGCCGAAACTGCCCTTGCTCACTGGAAAAGGCGCTTCTCCCCTGGAGCTGGCTCACGACTGGGTCGACTGCAAGTGTCCCAG ATGTGGCGGGAAAGCCAGGCGGGAGACGGACACCATGGACACCTTTGTGGACTCGGCCTGGTATTACTTCAGATACACCGACTCCAGTAACACAAGCAG GCCCTTTGAGCGCCACCTGGCGGACTCCTGGCTGCCTGTGGACGTGTACATCGGAGGAAAGGAACACGCAGTCATGCATCTGTATTACGCTCGCTTCTTCTCGCACTTCTGCCAGGACCAGGGCCTGGTGGGGCACAG GGAGCCTTTTAAGAAGCTTCTGGTCCAGGGTTTAATCAAGGGTCAGACTTTCAGACGGGTCGACAGTGGTCAGTACCTCAAGAGAGAAGAGGTGAACCTGAAAG AAAAAGAGccgctggcgttggatggcagTCGCGTGGCAGTGACGTGGGAGAAGATGAGCAAGTCCAAGCACAATGGTCTGGATCCTCAGGAGGTTGTGCAGCAGTACGGCGTGGACACGGTTCGTCTGTACATCCTCTACGCTGCGCCCCCGGAGCAGGACATCCTCTGGAACGTGAAGA CCGATGCTCTTCCTGGAGTTTTGAGATGGCAGTCCAGACTCTGGCAGCTGGTCACCAAGCTGAGAAGCGGCCGCCAACTCGGGGATGTCCCGGACCCCTCACGACTGAAAAAGAAGGAGCAGGCAGAGGCCCTCAACATTTGGCGCAACAAAAACTACGCCATTCAGGAG GTGACGTCCAACTTCACTGACGACTTCCTTTTCAACGCCGCCATCGCTCGCCTGATGAGTCTGAGCAACACGCTGAGT gcGGCGACGGTCAGGGTGGTCCAGCACAGTGTGGAGTTTGAAGAAGCCCTCGCGGCTCTGGTTGTCATGACGGCGCCCATGACTCCTCACCTGTCGTCTGAGCTGTGGGCAG GTCTCTGCCAGGTCAACCACCCACTGAGCGACTCTctcaggagaggaggagacgtCCTGCAGCAGCCCTGGCCAGCAGTGGACCCCAAGTATCTGGAGACCCCGGAGTTTGTGGACATATCTGTGCTG ATCAACAATAAGATGTGTGGCCGGGTGACAGTACCACTGCAGGACTCCAGAGATCCGGAGCTGGTGCAGAGGCTGGTCCTGGAGAGTCCGCTCGGGCAGGAGGTGCTGAGCGGACGGCACGTCAAGCGGGCCATCCTCTCGCCCAGGGTGGCGCTCATCAACTACCTGCTCGA AGAGGATGATGGAGCGGTGAAACCTATGGCAGAACCTGGTTCAGACGGATTCTCCAGTGATCGGATTAGAAGCTGA
- the lars2 gene encoding probable leucine--tRNA ligase, mitochondrial isoform X4, protein MADFPELYLDTTLSFQDPNKKKFYVLSMFPYPSGRLHMGHVRVYTISDTIGHFQRMRGHKVLNPMGWDAFGLPAENAAIERGLDPEEWTKSNIQSMREQLDSLGLCFNWDREVTTCLPEYYRWTQYLFIKLFEAGLAYQKEAVVNWDPVDQTVLADEQVDENGHSWRSGAVVEQRLLTQWFIKTTNYAKPLLDALADLPEWYGVKAMQANWIGDCTGCYFDFKLKVNGEDTGETLSAYSASPEAVFGAAYVAILPSHRLLHGSSSVRSALQQSFQPGRDSLTEVTALNLFTSQEVPVVISHREAFDASLDTVIGTPSSSEADLGVATSLNLKWTNVLTSHEAGDQTVINSHEFSGLSREKAFELITQKAREQKVGGHLTSSKLRDWLISRQRYWGTPIPLVHCGSCGPVAVPEEELPVILPKLPLLTGKGASPLELAHDWVDCKCPRCGGKARRETDTMDTFVDSAWYYFRYTDSSNTSRPFERHLADSWLPVDVYIGGKEHAVMHLYYARFFSHFCQDQGLVGHREPFKKLLVQGLIKGQTFRRVDSGQYLKREEVNLKEKEPLALDGSRVAVTWEKMSKSKHNGLDPQEVVQQYGVDTVRLYILYAAPPEQDILWNVKTDALPGVLRWQSRLWQLVTKLRSGRQLGDVPDPSRLKKKEQAEALNIWRNKNYAIQEVTSNFTDDFLFNAAIARLMSLSNTLSAATVRVVQHSVEFEEALAALVVMTAPMTPHLSSELWAGLCQVNHPLSDSLRRGGDVLQQPWPAVDPKYLETPEFVDISVLINNKMCGRVTVPLQDSRDPELVQRLVLESPLGQEVLSGRHVKRAILSPRVALINYLLEEDDGAVKPMAEPGSDGFSSDRIRS, encoded by the exons ATGGCAGACTTTCCTGAACTTTATCTTGACACCACGCTGTCCTTCCAGGATCCCAATAAGAAGAAGTTTTACGTGCTCTCCATGTTTCCTTACCCGTCTGGACGGCTGCACATGGGTCACGTGCGAGTCTACACCATCAGTGACACCATTGGACACTTCCAGAGAATGAGGGGACACAAG GTTTTAAACCCAATGGGCTGGGATGCATTTGGACTTCCAGCTGAGAACGCAGCCATTGAAAGAGGTCTGGACCCAGAAGAGTGGACAAAAAG CAACATCCAGTCCATGAGGGAGCAGCTGGACAGCTTGGGCCTGTGCTTTAACTGGGACAGA GAAGTGACCACTTGTCTTCCAGAGTACTACAGATGGACGCAGTATCTGTTCATCAAGCTCTTTGAAGCAGGACTGGCGTATCAGAAAGAG GCTGTGGTGAACTGGGATCCTGTTGACCAGACGGTGCTGGCTGATGAGCAGGTCGATGAAAATGGCCACTCTTGGAGGTCCGGCGCTGTGGTGGAGCAGCGGTTGCTCACACAGTGGTTCATTAAGACCACGAATTACGCCAAG CCGCTGCTGGATGCGCTCGCTGACCTCCCCGAGTGGTATGGGGTCAAAGCCATGCAGGCCAACTGGATCGGGGATTGCACCGGCTGTTATTTCGATTTCAAACTGAAG GTGAATGGCGAGGACACCGGTGAGACTCTGTCGGCGTACAGCGCCTCTCCAGAGGCTGTTTTTGGAGCAGCTTATGTTGCCATCCTGCCCTCCCACCGCCTGCTGCACGGGAGCAGCTCAGTGCGCTCCGCACTCCAACAGTCTTTCCAACCGGGCAGAG ACTCGCTGACGGAGGTCACTGCACTCAACCTGTTCACCAGCCAGGAGGTTCCTGTCGTCATCTCGCACAGGGAGGCGTTCGATGCCTCTCTGGACACGGTCATTG GTACGCCGTCCTCCAGCGAGGCCGATCTGGGCGTCGCCACATCTCTAAATTTAAAGTGGACCAATGTTCTCACAAGCCACGAAGCTGGCGATCAGACCGTCATCAACTCGCATGAG TTCTCAGGACTCTCAAGGGAGAAAGCTTTTGAGCTCATCACCCAGAAGGCCAGAGAGCAGAAGGTTGGGGGACATCTAACCAGCTCCAAGCTCAGAGACTGGCTGATCTCCAGGCAGCGGTACTGGGGGACGCCGATACCCTTGGTGCATTGTGGGTCTTGTGGGCCGGTTGCCGTCCCAGAGGAGGAGTTACCGGTCATCCTGCCGAAACTGCCCTTGCTCACTGGAAAAGGCGCTTCTCCCCTGGAGCTGGCTCACGACTGGGTCGACTGCAAGTGTCCCAG ATGTGGCGGGAAAGCCAGGCGGGAGACGGACACCATGGACACCTTTGTGGACTCGGCCTGGTATTACTTCAGATACACCGACTCCAGTAACACAAGCAG GCCCTTTGAGCGCCACCTGGCGGACTCCTGGCTGCCTGTGGACGTGTACATCGGAGGAAAGGAACACGCAGTCATGCATCTGTATTACGCTCGCTTCTTCTCGCACTTCTGCCAGGACCAGGGCCTGGTGGGGCACAG GGAGCCTTTTAAGAAGCTTCTGGTCCAGGGTTTAATCAAGGGTCAGACTTTCAGACGGGTCGACAGTGGTCAGTACCTCAAGAGAGAAGAGGTGAACCTGAAAG AAAAAGAGccgctggcgttggatggcagTCGCGTGGCAGTGACGTGGGAGAAGATGAGCAAGTCCAAGCACAATGGTCTGGATCCTCAGGAGGTTGTGCAGCAGTACGGCGTGGACACGGTTCGTCTGTACATCCTCTACGCTGCGCCCCCGGAGCAGGACATCCTCTGGAACGTGAAGA CCGATGCTCTTCCTGGAGTTTTGAGATGGCAGTCCAGACTCTGGCAGCTGGTCACCAAGCTGAGAAGCGGCCGCCAACTCGGGGATGTCCCGGACCCCTCACGACTGAAAAAGAAGGAGCAGGCAGAGGCCCTCAACATTTGGCGCAACAAAAACTACGCCATTCAGGAG GTGACGTCCAACTTCACTGACGACTTCCTTTTCAACGCCGCCATCGCTCGCCTGATGAGTCTGAGCAACACGCTGAGT gcGGCGACGGTCAGGGTGGTCCAGCACAGTGTGGAGTTTGAAGAAGCCCTCGCGGCTCTGGTTGTCATGACGGCGCCCATGACTCCTCACCTGTCGTCTGAGCTGTGGGCAG GTCTCTGCCAGGTCAACCACCCACTGAGCGACTCTctcaggagaggaggagacgtCCTGCAGCAGCCCTGGCCAGCAGTGGACCCCAAGTATCTGGAGACCCCGGAGTTTGTGGACATATCTGTGCTG ATCAACAATAAGATGTGTGGCCGGGTGACAGTACCACTGCAGGACTCCAGAGATCCGGAGCTGGTGCAGAGGCTGGTCCTGGAGAGTCCGCTCGGGCAGGAGGTGCTGAGCGGACGGCACGTCAAGCGGGCCATCCTCTCGCCCAGGGTGGCGCTCATCAACTACCTGCTCGA AGAGGATGATGGAGCGGTGAAACCTATGGCAGAACCTGGTTCAGACGGATTCTCCAGTGATCGGATTAGAAGCTGA
- the lars2 gene encoding probable leucine--tRNA ligase, mitochondrial isoform X3, which produces MQFSLRRLVLYPLAIVRSGALRSSVRKSLHLSPSCRYLFSETGVWEKDYRAETRKKVEEWWKPRIMAQWQKDTQEQDPNKKKFYVLSMFPYPSGRLHMGHVRVYTISDTIGHFQRMRGHKVLNPMGWDAFGLPAENAAIERGLDPEEWTKSNIQSMREQLDSLGLCFNWDREVTTCLPEYYRWTQYLFIKLFEAGLAYQKEAVVNWDPVDQTVLADEQVDENGHSWRSGAVVEQRLLTQWFIKTTNYAKPLLDALADLPEWYGVKAMQANWIGDCTGCYFDFKLKVNGEDTGETLSAYSASPEAVFGAAYVAILPSHRLLHGSSSVRSALQQSFQPGRDSLTEVTALNLFTSQEVPVVISHREAFDASLDTVIGTPSSSEADLGVATSLNLKWTNVLTSHEAGDQTVINSHEFSGLSREKAFELITQKAREQKVGGHLTSSKLRDWLISRQRYWGTPIPLVHCGSCGPVAVPEEELPVILPKLPLLTGKGASPLELAHDWVDCKCPRCGGKARRETDTMDTFVDSAWYYFRYTDSSNTSRPFERHLADSWLPVDVYIGGKEHAVMHLYYARFFSHFCQDQGLVGHREPFKKLLVQGLIKGQTFRRVDSGQYLKREEVNLKEKEPLALDGSRVAVTWEKMSKSKHNGLDPQEVVQQYGVDTVRLYILYAAPPEQDILWNVKTDALPGVLRWQSRLWQLVTKLRSGRQLGDVPDPSRLKKKEQAEALNIWRNKNYAIQEVTSNFTDDFLFNAAIARLMSLSNTLSAATVRVVQHSVEFEEALAALVVMTAPMTPHLSSELWAGLCQVNHPLSDSLRRGGDVLQQPWPAVDPKYLETPEFVDISVLINNKMCGRVTVPLQDSRDPELVQRLVLESPLGQEVLSGRHVKRAILSPRVALINYLLE; this is translated from the exons ATGCAGTTCTCCTTGAGAAGACTCGTTCTTTACCCCCTGGCCATCGTCCGCTCGGGAGCCTTGAGGTCTTCTGTGAGGAAATCTTTGCACCTCTCCCCAAGCTGTCGATACTTGTTCAGTGAGACGGGGGTCTGGGAGAAGGACTATCGGGCCGAGACCAGAAAAAAAGTGGAAGAATGGTGGAAACCGCGAATCATGGCACAGTGGCAGAAGGACACACAGGAGCAG GATCCCAATAAGAAGAAGTTTTACGTGCTCTCCATGTTTCCTTACCCGTCTGGACGGCTGCACATGGGTCACGTGCGAGTCTACACCATCAGTGACACCATTGGACACTTCCAGAGAATGAGGGGACACAAG GTTTTAAACCCAATGGGCTGGGATGCATTTGGACTTCCAGCTGAGAACGCAGCCATTGAAAGAGGTCTGGACCCAGAAGAGTGGACAAAAAG CAACATCCAGTCCATGAGGGAGCAGCTGGACAGCTTGGGCCTGTGCTTTAACTGGGACAGA GAAGTGACCACTTGTCTTCCAGAGTACTACAGATGGACGCAGTATCTGTTCATCAAGCTCTTTGAAGCAGGACTGGCGTATCAGAAAGAG GCTGTGGTGAACTGGGATCCTGTTGACCAGACGGTGCTGGCTGATGAGCAGGTCGATGAAAATGGCCACTCTTGGAGGTCCGGCGCTGTGGTGGAGCAGCGGTTGCTCACACAGTGGTTCATTAAGACCACGAATTACGCCAAG CCGCTGCTGGATGCGCTCGCTGACCTCCCCGAGTGGTATGGGGTCAAAGCCATGCAGGCCAACTGGATCGGGGATTGCACCGGCTGTTATTTCGATTTCAAACTGAAG GTGAATGGCGAGGACACCGGTGAGACTCTGTCGGCGTACAGCGCCTCTCCAGAGGCTGTTTTTGGAGCAGCTTATGTTGCCATCCTGCCCTCCCACCGCCTGCTGCACGGGAGCAGCTCAGTGCGCTCCGCACTCCAACAGTCTTTCCAACCGGGCAGAG ACTCGCTGACGGAGGTCACTGCACTCAACCTGTTCACCAGCCAGGAGGTTCCTGTCGTCATCTCGCACAGGGAGGCGTTCGATGCCTCTCTGGACACGGTCATTG GTACGCCGTCCTCCAGCGAGGCCGATCTGGGCGTCGCCACATCTCTAAATTTAAAGTGGACCAATGTTCTCACAAGCCACGAAGCTGGCGATCAGACCGTCATCAACTCGCATGAG TTCTCAGGACTCTCAAGGGAGAAAGCTTTTGAGCTCATCACCCAGAAGGCCAGAGAGCAGAAGGTTGGGGGACATCTAACCAGCTCCAAGCTCAGAGACTGGCTGATCTCCAGGCAGCGGTACTGGGGGACGCCGATACCCTTGGTGCATTGTGGGTCTTGTGGGCCGGTTGCCGTCCCAGAGGAGGAGTTACCGGTCATCCTGCCGAAACTGCCCTTGCTCACTGGAAAAGGCGCTTCTCCCCTGGAGCTGGCTCACGACTGGGTCGACTGCAAGTGTCCCAG ATGTGGCGGGAAAGCCAGGCGGGAGACGGACACCATGGACACCTTTGTGGACTCGGCCTGGTATTACTTCAGATACACCGACTCCAGTAACACAAGCAG GCCCTTTGAGCGCCACCTGGCGGACTCCTGGCTGCCTGTGGACGTGTACATCGGAGGAAAGGAACACGCAGTCATGCATCTGTATTACGCTCGCTTCTTCTCGCACTTCTGCCAGGACCAGGGCCTGGTGGGGCACAG GGAGCCTTTTAAGAAGCTTCTGGTCCAGGGTTTAATCAAGGGTCAGACTTTCAGACGGGTCGACAGTGGTCAGTACCTCAAGAGAGAAGAGGTGAACCTGAAAG AAAAAGAGccgctggcgttggatggcagTCGCGTGGCAGTGACGTGGGAGAAGATGAGCAAGTCCAAGCACAATGGTCTGGATCCTCAGGAGGTTGTGCAGCAGTACGGCGTGGACACGGTTCGTCTGTACATCCTCTACGCTGCGCCCCCGGAGCAGGACATCCTCTGGAACGTGAAGA CCGATGCTCTTCCTGGAGTTTTGAGATGGCAGTCCAGACTCTGGCAGCTGGTCACCAAGCTGAGAAGCGGCCGCCAACTCGGGGATGTCCCGGACCCCTCACGACTGAAAAAGAAGGAGCAGGCAGAGGCCCTCAACATTTGGCGCAACAAAAACTACGCCATTCAGGAG GTGACGTCCAACTTCACTGACGACTTCCTTTTCAACGCCGCCATCGCTCGCCTGATGAGTCTGAGCAACACGCTGAGT gcGGCGACGGTCAGGGTGGTCCAGCACAGTGTGGAGTTTGAAGAAGCCCTCGCGGCTCTGGTTGTCATGACGGCGCCCATGACTCCTCACCTGTCGTCTGAGCTGTGGGCAG GTCTCTGCCAGGTCAACCACCCACTGAGCGACTCTctcaggagaggaggagacgtCCTGCAGCAGCCCTGGCCAGCAGTGGACCCCAAGTATCTGGAGACCCCGGAGTTTGTGGACATATCTGTGCTG ATCAACAATAAGATGTGTGGCCGGGTGACAGTACCACTGCAGGACTCCAGAGATCCGGAGCTGGTGCAGAGGCTGGTCCTGGAGAGTCCGCTCGGGCAGGAGGTGCTGAGCGGACGGCACGTCAAGCGGGCCATCCTCTCGCCCAGGGTGGCGCTCATCAACTACCTGCTCGAGTGA